In Leptospira stimsonii, the following proteins share a genomic window:
- a CDS encoding pyridoxal phosphate-dependent aminotransferase — MAIRPKKSLLNPNLFRPSALKSVPRSREPIWLDKNENLDSILMNLNHSILLELPLDAIATYPEAGETYRKLSDYVGVEPESLILTPGSDGAIRYAFEAFVDPGDYVMHTSPTFAMYSVYCQMFGANAITIEYTRKEEKPYLDLNQIKDNLKKYKPKLLCLPNPDSPTGTIIAAGELSEILNLCEQTGTVLLLDEAYFPFYDWTGVPWTKRSSNLVVARTFAKAWGLAGLRVGYAVAAPNTIDLFHKIRPMYEVNTLAVEFLSRALDREVNMKESVVRIKDGKKFFEDKMRSFGFGVLQTEGNFTHVDFGRFGKSVHSTLFNKVYYRQAFEQPCLKGYSRFSVAPISVMKEVVELIEETVKAE, encoded by the coding sequence ATGGCAATACGTCCTAAAAAATCTTTGCTGAATCCGAATCTATTTCGGCCAAGCGCGTTAAAATCTGTTCCAAGAAGTCGGGAACCAATTTGGCTTGATAAGAACGAGAATTTAGATTCTATCCTAATGAATCTTAATCATTCTATTCTTTTAGAGTTGCCTTTGGACGCGATCGCTACCTATCCTGAAGCAGGTGAGACATATCGAAAACTCTCTGATTATGTTGGAGTAGAGCCAGAATCACTGATTCTAACTCCCGGGAGTGATGGTGCAATTCGATATGCGTTCGAGGCTTTCGTTGATCCAGGGGATTATGTAATGCACACGTCTCCAACGTTTGCAATGTATTCGGTTTATTGTCAGATGTTCGGTGCGAACGCTATAACCATTGAATATACTAGAAAAGAAGAAAAACCGTATCTTGATTTGAATCAGATCAAAGATAATCTTAAAAAGTATAAACCGAAGTTGCTATGCTTACCGAATCCTGATAGTCCAACAGGTACTATAATTGCCGCTGGAGAATTATCTGAAATATTAAATCTGTGTGAGCAAACAGGAACTGTTTTGCTCTTAGACGAAGCTTACTTCCCTTTCTACGATTGGACGGGCGTTCCATGGACAAAAAGATCTTCTAATCTCGTAGTTGCTAGGACGTTTGCAAAGGCTTGGGGGCTCGCAGGATTGAGAGTGGGTTACGCTGTCGCCGCTCCGAACACGATCGACTTATTTCATAAAATTCGACCAATGTATGAAGTGAATACATTGGCTGTTGAATTCCTTTCCAGAGCTCTCGATAGAGAAGTAAATATGAAAGAATCTGTTGTAAGAATCAAAGATGGAAAAAAGTTTTTTGAAGATAAAATGCGATCTTTCGGATTCGGAGTTTTACAAACGGAAGGGAATTTTACGCACGTTGATTTTGGAAGATTTGGCAAATCTGTGCATTCGACTCTTTTCAATAAAGTGTATTATAGACAAGCATTTGAGCAACCTTGTCTTAAAGGGTATAGCAGATTTTCCGTGGCACCGATATCGGTGATGAAAGAAGTGGTGGAATTAATTGAAGAAACGGTGAAAGCAGAATGA
- the pgl gene encoding 6-phosphogluconolactonase, with translation MKTESTFPKIISYPNDQWIESVSREIQNTILSTIETKGSCDLMLTGGRTAGLLYKYWKDSASLPIKNIRFWFGDERCVPPDHPESNYGLVIRTLLSDSPDAVIARMEGEDPDMDASALRYERLLPIQIDVMLLGLGEDGHIASLFPNDDALNSKNRSVLHVVGSKLPKNRITVTPRVIRNTKFIYVLAFGEEKGKVLSKALEDLDDYRSLPVRLTRKGTWLLDEFAAKSIRIEK, from the coding sequence ATGAAGACAGAATCTACTTTTCCAAAAATAATCTCGTATCCGAATGATCAATGGATTGAGTCTGTATCGAGGGAAATCCAAAATACGATTCTTTCAACCATTGAAACGAAAGGAAGCTGTGATCTGATGCTAACCGGAGGTAGAACGGCTGGGTTACTTTATAAATATTGGAAGGACTCTGCTTCTTTACCGATCAAGAATATCCGATTTTGGTTTGGAGATGAACGTTGTGTGCCCCCTGACCATCCGGAAAGTAATTACGGCCTTGTGATAAGAACCCTATTGTCGGATTCTCCGGACGCAGTGATCGCAAGAATGGAAGGAGAAGATCCGGATATGGACGCCTCTGCCCTTCGTTATGAACGATTGCTACCTATTCAAATAGATGTTATGCTTTTAGGATTGGGCGAGGACGGCCACATAGCTTCGCTATTTCCAAATGACGACGCGTTAAATTCAAAGAATCGTTCTGTACTTCATGTTGTTGGTTCGAAACTGCCAAAAAATCGAATAACTGTTACGCCGCGGGTCATTCGGAATACTAAGTTTATATATGTCCTTGCTTTCGGCGAAGAAAAAGGAAAAGTTCTTTCAAAAGCTTTGGAGGATTTGGATGATTATCGATCTCTTCCAGTCAGATTAACTCGGAAAGGCACTTGGTTGTTGGACGAATTTGCAGCAAAAAGTATCCGAATAGAAAAATAA
- a CDS encoding Gfo/Idh/MocA family protein — translation MKKLRVGIAGFGVVGKRRKEYIDRHPNLEVVAVCDKSFGKDGILENHIRYYQNYKDLLKEELDALIVCLTNDIAAEVTIAGLEAGLHVFCEKPPGRNVEDIVRVIEHEKKNPSLKLMYGFNHRYHDSIQEALKILRSGELGKVINLRGLYGKSKLITFNQPDWRTKREVAGGGVLLDQGIHIVDLMRLFAGEFEEIHSFISNGHWKYDVEDNAYAIMRTNDGVVGMLNSSATQWRHRFHLDINLEKGSLILGGILSGTKSYGAETLTIVYADPDNDGGDPKEQTIRYNKDPSWNEEIIAFADCILNDKPVQFGTSSDALQTMKLVFKIYYSDPIWQKKYNIKEPN, via the coding sequence ATGAAAAAATTGAGAGTTGGGATTGCCGGTTTCGGAGTAGTCGGAAAACGCCGAAAGGAATATATCGATCGTCATCCGAATTTGGAAGTTGTCGCAGTTTGTGACAAAAGCTTTGGTAAAGATGGAATTTTAGAAAACCACATTCGATATTATCAAAATTATAAAGATCTTTTAAAAGAAGAATTGGATGCTTTGATCGTCTGCCTCACGAACGACATCGCGGCGGAAGTTACGATTGCGGGCTTGGAGGCAGGTCTTCATGTGTTTTGTGAAAAACCACCGGGACGAAATGTTGAAGATATCGTTCGGGTTATTGAACACGAGAAAAAGAATCCTTCATTGAAATTGATGTATGGTTTTAACCATCGATATCACGATTCTATCCAGGAGGCTCTGAAGATACTGCGTTCAGGGGAGCTAGGCAAAGTAATCAATTTGAGGGGACTGTATGGAAAATCGAAACTCATCACTTTTAATCAACCGGATTGGCGCACAAAACGCGAGGTTGCAGGCGGTGGGGTTTTATTAGATCAAGGAATTCATATCGTTGATTTGATGCGTTTATTCGCAGGTGAGTTTGAAGAAATTCATAGTTTCATTTCGAATGGACATTGGAAATACGATGTCGAAGATAATGCTTACGCAATCATGAGGACAAATGACGGGGTTGTTGGGATGTTGAATTCTTCGGCGACACAGTGGAGACATCGTTTTCATCTTGACATCAATCTCGAGAAAGGAAGTCTAATTTTAGGGGGAATTCTCTCCGGAACAAAAAGTTACGGTGCAGAAACGCTTACCATCGTTTACGCGGATCCCGATAACGATGGCGGTGATCCTAAAGAACAGACGATACGTTACAATAAAGATCCGTCTTGGAATGAAGAGATTATCGCTTTCGCCGACTGTATCTTGAATGACAAGCCGGTTCAATTTGGAACGTCAAGCGATGCTTTACAGACGATGAAGCTCGTTTTTAAAATATACTATTCCGATCCAATCTGGCAAAAAAAATACAATATAAAGGAACCGAACTAA
- a CDS encoding phosphoglycerate dehydrogenase translates to MTKVAVCSRSFSNNTILRNELLQKYQNVTFNDKGLQLKGDSLVSFLSGHEKAITALEVLDEYVLSKLPELKVIGKYGVGLDMIDMSAMRKYGKKLGWTGGVNRRSVSELVIAFAISMLRNIPQANREVISGAWRQHVGGYLSGRTVGIIGCGHIGKDLTKLLKAFGCNILVNDIQDYSDFYSENDLSSVTIEHLLENSDIVTLHVPLNDSTRNILDSSKLSLMKSTAILINTARGELVDETALKRCLKENRIAAAAFDVFAVEPPKDQELLSLPNFLATPHIGGSAAEAILAMGRSAILGLDENYIPSFT, encoded by the coding sequence GTGACTAAAGTGGCTGTCTGTTCGCGTTCTTTTTCAAATAACACGATTCTTAGAAACGAGTTACTTCAAAAATATCAAAATGTTACTTTTAACGATAAAGGACTACAGTTAAAGGGAGATAGTCTGGTTAGTTTTTTGTCGGGTCACGAAAAGGCGATCACCGCGTTGGAAGTCCTGGATGAGTACGTACTTTCTAAATTGCCTGAACTCAAAGTAATAGGGAAATATGGAGTAGGCTTAGATATGATTGATATGTCTGCAATGAGAAAATACGGTAAAAAATTGGGTTGGACCGGAGGTGTAAATCGAAGATCCGTTTCCGAGTTGGTAATAGCCTTTGCAATCTCAATGCTTAGAAATATTCCGCAAGCTAATCGTGAGGTAATCTCCGGAGCCTGGAGGCAGCATGTAGGTGGATATCTCTCCGGTAGAACCGTAGGCATCATTGGTTGCGGACATATAGGTAAAGATTTAACTAAACTTCTTAAGGCATTCGGTTGCAATATTCTCGTAAATGATATTCAAGATTATTCTGACTTCTACAGTGAAAATGATCTTTCATCGGTTACCATTGAGCACCTATTAGAAAATTCTGATATTGTTACATTGCATGTACCTTTAAATGATAGTACGCGTAATATTCTCGATTCTTCAAAACTTTCTTTAATGAAATCGACCGCGATACTTATCAATACTGCTAGAGGTGAGCTGGTTGACGAAACGGCGCTCAAACGATGTCTAAAAGAAAATAGAATTGCCGCCGCCGCCTTTGACGTTTTTGCGGTAGAACCTCCGAAAGATCAGGAGTTATTATCTTTACCTAATTTTTTAGCGACGCCACATATTGGAGGTAGCGCGGCGGAAGCAATTCTCGCGATGGGAAGGTCCGCTATCTTAGGTTTGGATGAAAACTATATTCCGAGTTTTACCTAA
- a CDS encoding SDR family NAD(P)-dependent oxidoreductase, with protein sequence MRFEGKKVFISGASKGIGKSIANAFLEEGAFVFGSSTGGKKETSDLPNCQEWFFADFNDIDQIKKCANFLRKIEPDILINNAGINKIAPFVSIEPEDFLSIHRVNVFAPFLLCQSVLPSMILKSWGRIVNISSIWGKISKEQRASYSSSKFAIDGMTIALAAEHSMNGILANCVAPGFTDTELTRRVLGEEGIRNLVANVPLRRMGTVDEIARLVLWLSSEENSYVTGQNISIDGGFTRV encoded by the coding sequence ATGCGTTTCGAAGGTAAGAAAGTTTTTATTTCCGGTGCAAGCAAGGGAATCGGAAAGTCAATTGCAAATGCATTCTTAGAAGAGGGTGCTTTTGTGTTTGGTTCCTCTACGGGAGGTAAAAAAGAAACCAGTGACTTACCAAATTGCCAGGAATGGTTTTTCGCAGACTTCAACGATATTGATCAAATAAAAAAATGTGCTAATTTTTTAAGAAAAATCGAACCAGATATTTTAATTAATAACGCCGGTATTAATAAGATCGCTCCTTTTGTTAGTATCGAACCTGAGGATTTTCTTTCCATTCACCGAGTAAATGTCTTTGCTCCTTTTCTGCTTTGCCAATCCGTACTTCCTTCTATGATCTTAAAAAGCTGGGGAAGAATAGTAAATATTTCTTCCATTTGGGGAAAAATTAGTAAGGAACAAAGGGCTTCTTACTCTTCCAGTAAGTTTGCGATCGATGGGATGACTATCGCATTGGCGGCTGAGCATTCTATGAATGGTATTCTTGCAAATTGTGTCGCTCCAGGATTTACCGATACTGAATTAACAAGACGCGTGTTAGGTGAAGAGGGAATCCGGAATTTAGTAGCTAATGTCCCGCTTCGGAGAATGGGGACTGTGGATGAGATTGCTCGTTTAGTCTTATGGCTTTCGAGCGAAGAAAACAGTTATGTAACCGGTCAAAATATTTCTATAGATGGTGGTTTCACTCGTGTCTGA
- a CDS encoding FkbM family methyltransferase, producing the protein MKKVIKSVLTFAVNCLLAFFEKGKLGGYMQTEILRNLMDRKKEVNYGSLILSFAIPNALNRYRADTFVTKEPETLEWIDSIPSGSIFWDIGANVGLYSCYAAKKRNCRVFSFEPSVFNLELLARNIYLNDLGDRVTIIPLPLSEKLSFSKLNMTTKEWGGALSTYDQNYGHDGKPMRTVFNFPTIGLSMDESANLLKIPQPTYIKMDVDGIEHLILKGGKKVLSKVKGILIEINDSFDEQTKESRKYLEKAGFQLKEKRHAEEFNTGMAQFTFNQIWIRKMKTKA; encoded by the coding sequence TTGAAAAAAGTTATCAAATCCGTACTAACCTTTGCGGTAAACTGTTTACTTGCTTTTTTTGAAAAGGGGAAGCTGGGCGGGTATATGCAGACTGAGATTCTTAGGAATTTGATGGATCGCAAAAAAGAAGTAAACTATGGAAGTTTAATTCTCAGTTTTGCTATTCCGAACGCCTTAAATCGTTATCGAGCCGATACGTTTGTCACAAAAGAACCTGAAACCTTAGAATGGATCGATAGCATTCCTAGTGGATCAATTTTTTGGGACATCGGAGCGAACGTTGGGTTATATTCTTGTTATGCGGCAAAAAAAAGAAACTGCAGAGTATTTTCTTTTGAACCGTCCGTATTCAACTTAGAATTATTAGCGAGAAATATTTATTTGAACGATCTTGGTGACCGGGTAACAATCATTCCGCTTCCACTTTCGGAGAAACTTTCGTTTAGCAAGCTCAATATGACTACGAAGGAATGGGGAGGTGCGCTTTCCACATACGATCAAAACTATGGACACGACGGAAAGCCTATGAGGACAGTTTTCAATTTTCCAACGATAGGTCTATCCATGGATGAATCCGCTAATTTACTTAAAATCCCTCAACCTACGTACATCAAAATGGATGTAGACGGAATCGAGCATTTAATACTAAAAGGCGGTAAAAAAGTTTTATCAAAGGTGAAAGGAATCTTAATCGAGATCAATGACAGTTTCGACGAGCAAACGAAAGAATCTCGTAAGTATTTAGAAAAAGCGGGATTTCAATTAAAAGAAAAACGCCATGCCGAGGAATTTAATACGGGTATGGCGCAATTTACCTTTAACCAGATATGGATTCGAAAAATGAAAACGAAGGCATAA
- a CDS encoding polysaccharide biosynthesis PFTS motif protein, which translates to MYSSQVLSERLTQRVIEIGRLPFTLTSKYFYEKEEKSIPIGFKLDCGRAEIEIGSGVVSVSWKQWLYNQAEFILHWGYCFLNIFRIGFYKNSPPATLIFGIGEESLFIEKSDQRFVEYCRSGQIPPLKNGKWFLIQSFSGNISSNPSEFSYVKNPLLSLLSETRLGFLGRVELLLNHSILIFLYSYLVFRFRSLSLIAKDFAYIAILDSLDKRQKIQEIYLTCSSFGIQPLWMRSLKNAETNMIWYAQNWQPIVKLPEKKKSNIPFLRWIRVDRNWVWTHSFADYLKTLSPKAKIESVGPIVWYSPNASVKPPVDEIQITVFDISPYSDEIALEYCEFPNYNRPANLNLFIEDILSLKTDLEKKYSLPVRVRLKTKRGYRSSYDRQYFDTLEKLDRKGGINLLYHMADVFNVISESHFIIVYPFSSPAYIAEHLKIPAIYYDPTSSILRWDFADSESWIHFAHSRKELESLSVRELNKSFAEDFS; encoded by the coding sequence GTGTATTCTTCTCAAGTATTGTCGGAGCGTCTAACGCAGAGAGTTATAGAGATCGGGCGTCTTCCGTTTACATTGACTTCTAAATACTTTTATGAGAAAGAGGAAAAATCGATTCCCATCGGATTCAAATTAGATTGTGGTCGAGCCGAAATCGAGATCGGTTCGGGAGTTGTTTCAGTTTCTTGGAAGCAATGGCTTTATAATCAAGCTGAATTTATTCTACATTGGGGGTATTGTTTTCTCAATATATTCAGAATTGGTTTCTATAAGAATTCTCCACCTGCAACCCTAATCTTTGGAATTGGGGAAGAGAGCCTTTTTATAGAAAAAAGTGATCAAAGATTCGTTGAATATTGTAGGTCAGGACAAATTCCGCCACTTAAGAATGGGAAGTGGTTCTTGATTCAATCTTTTTCAGGTAATATCTCATCCAACCCATCTGAATTTTCTTACGTTAAAAATCCTTTATTAAGTCTTCTTTCTGAAACCCGATTGGGGTTTTTAGGTCGAGTGGAGCTTCTTTTAAATCATAGTATTCTTATATTTTTGTATTCTTATTTAGTTTTTCGTTTTCGTTCTCTCTCCTTGATTGCAAAGGACTTTGCCTACATTGCCATTTTGGACTCTCTAGATAAACGTCAAAAAATTCAGGAAATTTATTTGACCTGTTCATCCTTCGGTATTCAGCCTCTTTGGATGAGGTCTCTGAAGAATGCCGAAACGAATATGATTTGGTATGCCCAGAACTGGCAACCGATTGTAAAGCTTCCAGAGAAGAAAAAATCTAATATTCCATTTTTGCGTTGGATTCGAGTGGATCGAAATTGGGTTTGGACTCACTCCTTTGCAGACTATTTAAAAACACTTTCTCCTAAAGCAAAGATTGAATCAGTCGGACCGATTGTTTGGTATTCTCCTAATGCTTCGGTAAAACCGCCCGTTGATGAAATACAGATTACCGTGTTTGATATATCACCTTATTCCGATGAAATTGCGCTTGAATACTGTGAATTTCCAAACTATAATCGCCCGGCTAATTTGAATCTATTTATAGAAGATATACTTTCTTTGAAGACGGATTTAGAAAAGAAGTATTCGTTACCCGTAAGAGTAAGACTTAAAACGAAACGAGGTTATCGATCATCGTATGACAGACAATATTTCGATACTTTGGAAAAATTAGATAGAAAAGGAGGAATAAACTTATTATATCATATGGCCGACGTTTTTAATGTGATTTCGGAAAGTCACTTCATTATCGTTTATCCTTTTTCATCTCCGGCTTATATTGCCGAACACCTAAAGATTCCTGCTATCTACTACGATCCAACGAGTTCGATTCTAAGATGGGATTTCGCAGATTCGGAATCCTGGATTCACTTTGCACATTCACGCAAAGAATTGGAATCTTTATCTGTTAGAGAACTCAATAAGTCATTTGCTGAAGATTTTTCATAA
- the kdsB gene encoding 3-deoxy-manno-octulosonate cytidylyltransferase, translating into MKVIGIIPARMAASRFPGKPLYPIHGKPMLEHVYCRAKMYSGWDHLVVATCDQEIEQFSKSKSFPVVMTGNHHTRALDRVAEAMTLLDTKVADDDIIVCVQGDEPMMRPDMIEAAVAPLLSNSNIPCTVLAMHIVDKEIWLNPDTVKIIHNAAGEVLYTSRAPLPYCKGEFSHELMARRIYGIFAFRSKYLKQFTEHSETRLEQLEACDSNRILDMSFAQFIAPYPNIESFSVDSPEDIQLVEKYMLSDSLWKEYN; encoded by the coding sequence ATGAAAGTGATAGGAATTATACCTGCAAGAATGGCCGCTTCCCGTTTTCCTGGAAAGCCCCTTTATCCAATACATGGTAAACCAATGCTTGAGCATGTTTACTGCAGAGCAAAGATGTATTCTGGATGGGACCATTTAGTTGTCGCGACGTGTGATCAGGAAATCGAGCAATTTTCAAAGTCTAAAAGTTTTCCAGTGGTAATGACTGGAAATCACCATACTAGAGCACTGGATCGAGTTGCGGAAGCGATGACCCTTCTTGACACGAAAGTAGCGGATGATGATATCATCGTTTGTGTTCAAGGCGACGAACCGATGATGAGACCCGACATGATTGAAGCGGCCGTTGCGCCGCTATTATCTAATTCTAATATTCCCTGTACAGTATTAGCAATGCATATTGTAGATAAGGAAATCTGGCTTAATCCGGATACGGTAAAGATTATTCATAACGCCGCGGGGGAAGTATTATATACCTCCCGTGCACCGTTACCATATTGTAAAGGAGAGTTTTCTCACGAGCTGATGGCGCGACGAATCTATGGAATCTTTGCGTTTCGCTCAAAATATCTGAAGCAGTTTACTGAGCATTCGGAAACAAGATTAGAGCAGTTAGAGGCCTGTGATAGCAACCGAATCTTAGATATGTCTTTTGCACAGTTTATTGCACCGTATCCTAATATTGAATCTTTTTCGGTCGATAGTCCAGAGGATATCCAGCTTGTAGAAAAATATATGCTATCCGATTCTCTTTGGAAAGAATACAATTAA
- a CDS encoding D-sedoheptulose-7-phosphate isomerase has product MNNIDRFFTTDPVNFAAAYIQYLQTVLQNVSTVEIGRFIETLLDARKRGVTIFFIGNGGSAATASHFANDISIGTNEYETPFRALSLTDNVPIISAIGNDFGYEDIFVRQLKVLGKKGDVLVSISASGNSPNLIKAMEYAHSVGIKTVAITAFDGGKMKPLANEGIHVPTDPKEYGPAEDAHMVLDHLVGAYLMRIIKQK; this is encoded by the coding sequence ATGAATAATATAGATCGTTTTTTCACAACTGATCCCGTAAATTTTGCGGCCGCTTATATTCAGTATCTCCAAACCGTATTACAAAATGTGAGTACTGTTGAAATCGGAAGATTTATTGAAACATTGTTGGATGCAAGGAAACGAGGAGTCACAATTTTCTTTATCGGAAACGGAGGAAGCGCGGCGACAGCGAGCCACTTTGCAAACGATATCTCCATTGGAACGAATGAATATGAAACCCCATTTCGCGCGCTTAGCCTGACGGATAACGTTCCTATCATATCTGCAATTGGAAATGATTTTGGTTACGAGGATATATTTGTAAGACAACTTAAAGTATTAGGAAAAAAAGGAGATGTTTTGGTCTCCATTTCTGCTTCCGGGAATTCTCCTAACTTAATTAAGGCAATGGAATATGCCCATAGTGTTGGAATAAAGACAGTTGCTATTACTGCGTTCGACGGTGGAAAGATGAAACCTTTAGCTAATGAAGGAATCCACGTTCCAACGGATCCGAAAGAATATGGTCCGGCTGAGGATGCTCATATGGTTTTGGATCACCTGGTAGGCGCCTACTTAATGCGTATTATCAAACAAAAATAA
- a CDS encoding AroB-related putative sugar phosphate phospholyase (cyclizing), producing MVVSLVSDQIQIQSHKGPYSVLFNEDLLSDFPLFGGKELHFLIDSNIARLYASQFEFVVNHRNSIQIDAKEDNKTLEKIIPVIETLVTNGIRRDHILVAIGGGIVQDITCFISSVLLRGVSWRFIPTTLLAQADSCIGSKSSVNLKDTKNIIGTFNPPTEIHICTQFLDTLEKKDIHSGIGEIIKVHAIDGIDSFNSLAKDFDQLFTDRSLLRRYICEALLIKKRFIEEDEFDQGIRNIFNYGHSFGHSIESATDYAIPHGVAVTIGMDMANFIAAKRGLLPRRDFERMHEILNKNYSDFSKVNISIERVMGALKKDKKNTSSMLGLIFAVGDKADIQRIQVPPDSEFQSQCEEFLQELKA from the coding sequence ATGGTGGTTTCACTCGTGTCTGATCAGATACAAATTCAATCTCATAAAGGGCCCTATTCGGTTCTATTCAACGAAGACTTACTTTCTGATTTTCCTTTGTTCGGGGGAAAAGAACTTCATTTTTTAATCGATTCTAATATCGCCAGGTTGTATGCGTCGCAATTTGAGTTTGTCGTAAATCATCGCAATTCAATTCAAATCGACGCGAAAGAAGACAATAAGACGTTGGAAAAAATTATTCCAGTCATTGAAACGTTGGTAACTAATGGAATTCGTAGAGACCATATTTTAGTTGCGATCGGTGGTGGCATTGTTCAGGACATTACATGTTTTATTTCTAGCGTTTTATTGAGGGGGGTATCCTGGAGATTCATTCCCACCACACTTTTGGCGCAAGCGGATTCATGTATCGGTTCAAAAAGTTCCGTCAATTTAAAAGATACTAAGAATATTATAGGTACATTTAATCCTCCGACTGAAATACATATTTGTACTCAATTCTTAGATACATTAGAAAAAAAGGATATTCATTCGGGTATCGGAGAAATTATCAAAGTTCATGCTATCGACGGAATCGATTCTTTTAATTCATTAGCGAAAGACTTTGATCAATTGTTTACGGACCGCTCCCTTCTTCGCAGATATATTTGCGAGGCGCTCTTGATTAAGAAACGTTTTATAGAAGAAGACGAGTTCGATCAAGGGATTCGCAATATCTTTAATTATGGACATAGCTTCGGTCATTCTATTGAATCTGCTACTGATTACGCAATTCCGCACGGAGTAGCCGTAACGATCGGGATGGATATGGCAAATTTTATCGCCGCTAAACGAGGCTTATTGCCTCGTAGGGACTTTGAGAGAATGCACGAAATATTAAATAAAAATTATTCCGATTTTTCCAAAGTCAATATTTCGATCGAAAGGGTCATGGGTGCTCTTAAAAAAGACAAAAAAAATACCTCCTCGATGCTAGGCCTAATTTTTGCAGTTGGTGACAAAGCCGATATTCAGAGAATTCAAGTTCCTCCTGATTCGGAATTTCAATCCCAATGCGAAGAGTTCTTACAGGAGCTGAAAGCTTGA
- a CDS encoding Gfo/Idh/MocA family protein produces MNQNVKIAIIGCGRISGHHCRSIIETDGVELVAVCDLDIEKAKAYQNDFGAKAYDNYHQMLIENKDISTVAIVTPSGMHYEHSLDIISKYQKNIIVEKPTFMRPSQVKEVYDAAAKAGVKIFAVFQNRHNLAVQRVLLGLQKGELGKLRSANVRVRWCRPQRYYDLAPWRGTYSMDGGCLTNQGIHHIDLLKLLGGQVKRVISIHKTLGADIEVEDTATAILEFESGAIGSLEITTAARPIDFEASLSLVCENGLAQIGGIAVNELQIYSPDPTACESNSEDFSGNVYGNGHAKIYEEIAQTFKGNREFPVTFEDTFSTIQLLNAFYIADERDEWVDVKTANDSARLGRENEKIANLYRTKLPSVLS; encoded by the coding sequence ATGAATCAGAATGTAAAGATAGCAATCATAGGGTGTGGCCGGATCTCAGGTCACCACTGTCGATCCATTATTGAAACCGATGGAGTCGAGCTCGTCGCTGTATGCGATCTTGATATTGAAAAAGCAAAAGCTTACCAGAATGATTTCGGAGCGAAAGCCTACGACAACTACCATCAGATGTTGATTGAAAATAAAGATATCAGTACGGTTGCGATCGTGACTCCTTCCGGAATGCACTATGAGCATTCGTTGGATATTATTTCGAAATATCAGAAAAACATAATCGTGGAAAAACCCACGTTCATGAGGCCGTCCCAAGTAAAAGAGGTTTATGATGCCGCCGCAAAGGCAGGAGTCAAAATCTTTGCAGTTTTCCAAAATCGCCATAATCTTGCCGTTCAACGAGTCTTACTTGGTTTGCAAAAAGGGGAACTAGGTAAATTACGTTCCGCGAATGTTCGCGTTCGCTGGTGTCGCCCTCAACGTTACTATGACTTGGCTCCCTGGCGCGGAACTTATTCTATGGATGGGGGATGTCTAACAAATCAAGGAATTCATCATATTGATTTACTTAAGCTATTGGGTGGTCAAGTAAAGCGTGTCATAAGTATTCATAAAACCTTAGGTGCAGATATCGAAGTGGAAGACACTGCGACTGCCATTTTAGAATTTGAAAGTGGCGCCATCGGTTCTTTAGAAATTACTACTGCGGCACGGCCAATCGACTTTGAAGCAAGTTTGTCTTTGGTATGCGAGAACGGTTTGGCACAAATCGGCGGAATCGCAGTCAACGAATTACAAATATATTCTCCGGATCCAACTGCTTGTGAAAGCAACTCCGAAGACTTTTCCGGAAACGTCTACGGAAACGGACACGCAAAAATATACGAGGAAATTGCTCAAACTTTCAAAGGGAATCGTGAATTTCCAGTAACTTTTGAGGATACGTTCTCTACTATTCAGCTTCTAAATGCCTTTTACATTGCAGACGAGAGGGACGAATGGGTTGACGTAAAAACGGCAAATGACAGCGCTCGCTTAGGCAGAGAGAATGAAAAAATAGCAAATCTTTATAGAACAAAGCTTCCAAGTGTTTTGAGTTAG